One window of the Takifugu rubripes chromosome 13, fTakRub1.2, whole genome shotgun sequence genome contains the following:
- the ddx28 gene encoding probable ATP-dependent RNA helicase DDX28: protein MYFVKVGWLAATRGVRSCWYHCLQYNVNFSAPVRFCQTVGDDTTVIRVPRNLQKRVDTVKQTLGKNKISNIKAGKLLIQSRNPSRNQSAGYVLGKFEQPTLCSKGWKHNKSIGDHFTINNVTAVAPFIVKAVDQPSFKNLPICKELLEALHNMDITHPTTVQLECIPKILKGHNILCAAETGSGKTLSYLLPVVHRLQADKSCGTHAEGANSIRTIVLVPSRELAEQVAAVSRTLCSPFGLLTKTVGGGRGVGHIKGIFRRNQPDILVATPGALAKALRRRCLYLSHLKFFVVDEADTMFDHSFSHMLEDILHYTHISSNPRETRGLDHKAQLLVVGATFPGGVGDVLSRVMDLGSMVVVKSKMLHLLMPHVKQMFLKVKGADKILELQQALKQLQQEKGGGAVLVFCNKSATVNWLGYMLEEMGVQHLRLQGEMPAAVRAGVFLSFQKGVVDVLVCTDIGSRGLDTSKVRLVVNYDCPESYTDYIHRAGRVGRAGGPTDVEVLSFVCHPWDVELVQKIETAARRRSCLPGMKSVISQPKPKEM, encoded by the coding sequence ATGTACTTTGTGAAAGTTGGTTGGCTCGCCGCGACGAGAGGGGTTCGTTCATGCTGGTATCACTGTTTACAGTACAATGTTAATTTTTCTGCCCCAGTTCGTTTTTGTCAGACAGTAGGAGACGATACCACAGTTATCCGTGTTCCTCGCAACCTGCAGAAGCGCGTTGACACCGTCAAACAGACTCTAGGCAAGAACAAGATCAGCAACATTAAAGCTGGAAAACTCCTCATCCAGAGCAGGAATCCCAGCCGAAACCAGTCTGCAGGATACGTTCTTGGAAAATTCGAACAGCCCACACTTTGCTCGAAAGGATGGAAACATAACAAATCTATTGGCGATCACTTCACCATCAACAATGTCACAGCGGTTGCGCCCTTCATTGTGAAGGCTGTGGACCAGCCATCTTTTAAAAACCTGCCCATCTGCAAAGAACTGCTTGAAGCTTTGCACAATATGGACATCACCCATCCAACCACTGTGCAGCTTGAGTGCATCCCAAAGATTCTGAAAGGCCACAATATTCTGTGtgcagcagagacaggaagtgggaaaaCGCTGAGTTACCTTCTGCCTGTGGTCCACAGACTGCAGGCTGATAAAAGCTGTGGGACGCATGCTGAAGGTGCAAACAGCATCCGCACCATTGTCCTCGTGCCTTCCAGGGAGCTGGCTGAACAAGTCGCAGCTGTCTCCAGAACTCTGTGTTCTCCGTTTGGCTTGCTAACCAAGACTGTGGGGGGTGGTCGAGGTGTGGGACACATCAAGGGGATTTTCAGGAGGAACCAGCCAGATATTTTAGTGGCTACACCAGGTGCTCTGGCGAAGGCGCTGCGCAGGCGCTGCCTGTACCTCAGTCACCTGAAATTTTTTGTGGTAGACGAAGCTGACACCATGTTTGACCATAGCTTTTCACATATGCTAGAGGACATCCTTCATTACACTCATATTTCAAGTAATCCTAGAGAGACGCGTGGCCTAGATCATAAAGCCCAGCTGCTGGTAGTAGGGGCCACCTTCCCTGGCGGTGTTGGGGACGTGCTTAGCAGGGTGATGGACCTTGGCAGCATGGTGGTGGTCAAGAGCAAGATGCTGCACTTACTCATGCCTCACGTCAAGCAGATGTTTCTCAAGGTGAAGGGTGCTGATAAAAttctggagctccagcaggcgctgaagcagcttcagcaggagaAAGGTGGGGGCGCAGTTCTGGTGTTTTGTAACAAGTCCGCCACTGTAAACTGGCTGGGCTACAtgctggaggagatgggagTTCAGCACTTACGTCTGCAAGGAGAGATGCCTGCAGCTGTACGTGCAGGAGTGTTCCTGTCCTTCCAGAAGGGGGTGGTGGATGTGCTGGTATGCACAGACATTGGGTCCAGAGGCTTGGACACGTCCAAGGTGCGCTTGGTTGTCAATTATGACTGTCCAGAATCCTACACAGACTACATCCACAGAGCGGGGAGAGTGGGCAGGGCAGGAGGCCCCACAGACGTGGAGGTGCTCAGTTTTGTGTGTCATCCATGGGACGTAGAGCTGGTACAGAAGATCGAGACGGCTGCACGCAGAAGAAGTTGTCTGCCAGGAATGAAATCTGTCATAAGTCAGCCTAAACCCAAAGAAATGTAA